Within Scomber japonicus isolate fScoJap1 chromosome 1, fScoJap1.pri, whole genome shotgun sequence, the genomic segment TCTGTCTGTGATCAGGGCCAAACTCAACAAGAGGAATACCCGACATTATAACTCACCAGACCAGTTTGTTGCTGATGTCTGTCTCATGTTCCACAACTGTGCAAAGTTCAATTATGTAAGTTACATTTTGATTACCTTTATGTGTATACAATTTTACCCATACTGTCATTACAGTTATTATCATGATTATAATTGAtctcttttaaaatgataaatggaaGTGATCATCCATTAAATTGCACTGATCTGTGTGTAATAGCTGTGTCTTTCTGACTGCAGCCTGATTCTGAGGTGGCCCAAGCAGGCCGCAGCCTGGAGGGGTTCTTCACCTCCAGGCTGAAGGAAGTTTTCCCTGACAGAGTTTTTCCTGTGGCTGAGGcggacagtgacagtgatgagTACGATGAGGCCTACAGGACCGCCGAGGGTGGTTTCCCCTGGccagagaggagggagcagtgtcacaggaagaggaagaggagacactCTCTCAAGTCAAGGAGAAATCACTTCTAACCAGAGATGAATGCAGTGCAACTAAGGACACATGAATTTCTGTATTTATGTGTAATTTTGCTGCTTTGTTAAGCAGCTGGGGGGCTGTAACAGCGTTTTCATGCTGTAATTTAACAGTAACCCTAAGGTATGTTGTGGTTTGCAATAATATCACAGTGCTGCCATCTGATGGCAGCTAAATGTAATGAAACGAATGAAAGAATATTTCAGCATTAGTAACTCAAGAATCTATTACTATTGAACATAATATTGAATATCCCTGTAGATTTCAGTTGAGCATCTTACAGACAGAAACAATTGATTAAAACACGTTTAGGTTACATACTATATGCTACGTATTTGAATGCATATCCGGTTGGAGAAAATTAGTCAACAAACCAGAATCCAGAGTTTGTTGGGTTGTTTCTGCAGTCGTTTATAGAAGAGATTTGATGTTATAATTATTACcatttcatatcatattttgcCCATGATTTTCCCTGATACACTGGAAATTacttaaattaatttaaatcatGTACCTAAAGTTTTATGCTATACTGTACAAAAAGAATGCTGTTGTTGGATGTTTAGTAAACTCACTGTGTGTCTTTATTAAGTGGATTTCTTGACTTTTTTTAGGTGAATATAGCCCTGATTatacacagcactttgaaataTTGTATTTACCACCTTGGTAAATCTTCAGCATATTTATACATCTGTAACTGTATAgaggtttattttattatatttcccTCTTTATTTGTAGTGACTAAATGATTGCAGGCAATTATCATAGGTTTGATTATTTGACATAATTATCAGTAGCTTTCTTGAAAAGCAGCAGTGAGTCTTACTTACTGACCCAAGTGATGCAGAGAGTCCACGATAACTAGTGTTAGACCTCAACAGGTCATAAAAATGTACGTGTTTGTAATATGATTCAATATCTGTGGATCCAGATCAACACAACAATGCAGTAACAGTGCAGTAACTCTCTGTTAGTTAGAGGTATTTAAGGAAATTATACATTTAACCATGAATTAAGTTTGTGTATGAAACATTTTTGTTCCAAATGTCAAAAAGAAATGGTTCTCAGGCCTAGTAAGAGTGAAAGGTATTGATATAATTCTGTATTGATAATTATAAACTGTCCTTGTGATTTGTAGAGTCACACAGTAGAGaggaaaaatataattttgtaCCCGCTGCTGTagcacatttcctctttttaaacataCTTTAACTTGCTTCCTGCAGCTTAAGATAGAATTGACTTGACTTTTAAAGTTTTACTGCACAAATTATTGTCTGTGCACTCCTTGATTGTGGTCAAGATTACTGAATATACAGCATATGTAATGTTGCTTTATTTGAAATCAATAGATATAATAGTATTCCCTACAGTATGAAGGAAGACTTATTATGCTATAACTGTACTGACTGTAGTTTTCTGTCACCGTTTCAGGAGAGCAGTCtgttttccccccttttttttactgtaactaTGAGCCATAAATGCACATATATGaatatcaataaaaatgcattcaagAGAAAATATGTCTCTTATTATTTTCCATGTGCTATTAATCATTATACAATATGTTACAGAAGATGGACGGATAGAAAAGCCACTGTGTGGCCGTTTAATGTATGTGTTAATTGCTTTTCAATAAAAATAGTGCTCGTACATGTTACcttacattttatttctcctttATTTACTTTGGAggtcgctcaaatatgatggcAGTATCATATTTTCATGGAGTTAATTTCTTCTAAATGCATTTCAATGCTATAAGATGTATTCTGATCATTTCAATTTGAACTAAACTCTATTGTCAGATTTGGCCCAGCAGTgaaaaaatcctttttttttttttgctccctatAAAACAATCTTCTGAGCTTCATCTTCTGGTCTAATTCCATTGTGTCTACTCTGATTAAACTCAATAATAATGATTGCATCCAGTGCTGAAATTGCTTTTAGGTACGGGataataaatgtattgtgtTGGATGATATAAAATGGTTTGGATTTCAGTGTGGTGGAACAGAGACCAAACTGGAGCTTATTTTTGTAAGAACCTGCAGAAGATTATTTCTGCAGGTTTTGGAGCTAACTATCCAACTCGGGGAATAAAGAGAATTCAGAAGATATtgtaaaaatagtaaaaagcCACACAATTAACAAACGAATATAACAGCAGCTTTCCCTGATAAGATTAATAATGCAATATATTTGAAGGAATGTTTTAAGAGGCTTCTGAACCACATACTGCATTAGCTGTGAAGCACATGTAAACCATATATAGttcaaaaataaatcatgtcattACTTGTCAGTGATATCAAAATCTGTCAGATAAGTCCATCAAAAGTTTCTAGGTATGTTATGGCTTTATGCTAATTTGATATAGTTCGAGTGGGGCTGTGAGTTAACAGAGCTAGTGCTAAAACTGCAAGATTAACTTAGCTTGAACAAAACATCCAGTTGTGACCTCGCTGCTTCTGAAACTGTTGCATTTTTGGACAACAGCAAAATCAATGTTAATCATGATTTGAAATATCATGAAGGTACAGTACTGAAGGAATATTAAAGTGCTTTTTTGTATTGTGGGCATATGCAGTGGACTCTAGTTACTTTTTTAATACTAACAAAGGAATTGatgtaaaaataatgaaactgaGGAATCACATGTACCTCCATGTTTCCACATGTGTAACACCTCTGGCAGCACTTTGAAGGGGCCCGAGGGGTAGCGCCTCCTGGAAGACCTCATTCAGAGCAAAAAACGTAATAAAATTCGAATTTTGGCTTCCAGGTTTATGATGGCACCAATTACTTTTCAGTTTTAATCTTTTTACACTTGCCTCATTCATTTTTGTCTGCTCTGAATTTCTAGACCTTGGCGATCTGTTTACAAGCTTTTGTACCAGTGTTTCAGTGTTGCTTTAAATAGATCTTTAAACAAATCTCTAACATGTGATGAAGAATGAGATTGGCTagaaaacaatgagaaaaatagCGATGTAACTGGAGACTGTCTTCAACACAGACATGATGTCACCCTGCTGCCTGGCCCTGCAGCATTTTGCCCAGGAGACACTGCTGGCTCACATCACACAAGAAATTAAATCAAGGACTTTTTTCTTAGAGAACATTCAATTGCATGTAAAACGATGTTGTGATTGTGGTGCAAGTTGAAAAACGGTGTCAAAGGCACAACATTTCTTTCATCTTGATTTTggtatctgtatatctgttttatatttagtcATATAAGAATAAGGGATGTATTTTAATATGTACAATTATTTCTGGAGTAAGGACCGCGTCTTTAGGTGTGTTGGAGTGTGGCAGTATGACATCAGTgttacaataaatatgaatactTAGTATATATACTAACActgcacattttctttcttttttattcttctgtttttcttttttttgagtgtACACACACTAATAAGTAGTAgatgttaaatgtgttatatGTACACTGTTTTGGTCAGGGGGCATCTTGCTACATGTTATTCTTCAGTGAGGTTTGTGACCTTTCAGTCAGCAGGCTTGGAGTAAAATAATACAGGTTCATAATGAGACACTTCTGTGACCTTTGGTGAACAATGAAAAGGGCAGACAGAATAGCACTGAGAGTAcggagagaaaaatgaaagctGACCAGTGAAGCAGTCAGGGAAGAGAGGGGAAGCTGAATTTTGTGCCTCACGGAGGTCAACTGACAGTTTTTACATATGCTTTTCTTGGTTTTATGCAGGTTTGATTCTGCTGTAATATATCTGTGGTATCATCAGTTCTGCCAAATATCCTCAAAGTTTGATATTTGCtgctgtttactgtgtttgcATATTGCACATTGTATTGCATATTGCACACCCTTATAGGTTATcaatgctttatttatttcttaaattGTTTTGAATTGTCTTTAATATTCTTATGCctcagggagtgctatctaaattttgttttattgttgtctgaccctcaatttaatgacaataaagatactattactactactactactactactacaatagTAGTCTCTTAGTTAATTGTGCACTATTGATTCATTGCCCTGATCTTTTACCACTTTTGTTCAATGTCCtataatcatattttttgtttttgtttacatttcagtcaggaacactctcgTCATAAATTAAACCATTCATTGCAACAAATGGTAATAGATGGATTAGCCAGCAGCAAGCTGAGCTAAAAACAGGGAGCGCAATGCAAGACCCCCTTGGAGTGGGCCGAAAGAAAGGCACGAATTGCAAATTGACCCTAGAGCCATGATGGGACCCTGaaccagaaaggtggaggcTCGGTGTGGTGGAGgcaagctttgccagcagcagtgaGAGCAATGGTGAAGCTAGATCAGTGTAGATGGGAGTAATATTTAAAGGGACCGCCTTGtggtgagaatggctgtgattggtgtgtgattGATAAGGTGTGCTGGGGCGTATGACTTGCATGAACTAATGCTATGGTTCATTTATACACTGGGAAAACCAAagtctacattttgacattgtgaCTTATGTATTCTACTGTGCACCATAAAAAATATCCTGCACATCATGTataacatttcctgttttgcaGAATAATCACTTTTTTCAAAAAAGGTTCCTTATTCCAAAAACATCTGTATCTATGTGTATTGTGCTGGTCACCCTTCGTGTCCCCGGCTTGGAGAACTTGTCTCACTTCTTGAGAAACTGCAGAGACTCTGCATGTGTTCTCACCGAGGGACGTGTGACGGTGAAGTAGCTCTTCCAAACACTTGTGTGCGTGCAGCTCATAGAGTGGGAGGTAGtacagtagagagacagacagacaagtaGTGGGAGAATTTCAACAGCTCACTTCCAACTTACCGTCATGAATGACATCAAGTTGGCTCTGCTGGGGAGCGAGGGTGCTGGAAAAACAGGTGAGCAAATCAAACACTGACAACTGAGAGTTTTTACAGTGAAGACGGACATGTACTCTTTTGCTGATTTGTCTCTGTTGTCTGTACATTATGCATGGCAGTATGCATAAATGTGGACAATATGAAAATGAGACAACTttgtttatgtttctgtttgtctgacatactgtatattgtaaaaTACACAATTTGTAACTTTTTGAGCTATGTTAAATCAAGACAGATGATTACGGCAGAGCATAACATTCATAAAATAATTTGCTCTGCAGTCGACAAATGTGAGAGGAGATAAAGACTGATAGTAGTAACTTGTAGCCAACCAGTtctgttttgagtgaaataagTGATTTGACATGAATGTGTCCCCAAAGGCTGGCTGGAGGATTTCCACCCTTTAGCTGAGGATCCTCCTTTCATGATCTCCTTCTAAGAAAAAGTTTAAGTTGAGGAAACCTATATCAGAATTTTTGTGTGAATTTCACAAACAGTATATTTTGAATTACATATTAATCtagagtgattttttttccaaatgttatcatgTACTGtatcaaaatatattttcattgcaTTGAGCTGTGCAGgataaagacacaaacacatctgtatATGATGAAGTCTATGAACAATTCCAACTTTCAGCTGTCATTGCATTTGAAATTTGGCATTGATTTTGCACTGCTGTATGGTTTGCAATGATTTCGCATTAAATGTGATTGTATCAGTAGCCTGCATGTACCTCCAAACCGACTCTCTCTTTCTTGGTCTCTTATTCCCTCCAGCTGTTCTGGTGAGATTCCTGACAAAACGTTTTATTGGAGAATATGCTTCCAGTACCAGTACGTAAATATACTCATAACagtaatgttattatatcaCACAGTAAGACATATCATATATTGCACTCATGGGTTTTCCACAGTGTTTCTGCTGGCCCCACAGtaatttcattatatttaagGTGACTCAACTAAATCctcttttcagtctttttcttATGGGTTTATAGTCGTTGATGAGCACATTTCACCATCACTCAGTGTTTATCTTACAGGCTGGATGACTGTAATAGAATTACAGTTTGCAGAGGGATATAACGTTTCAGACCTTTCCACTTCTGGCTTAAATTAATTAGCTTGTTTGCCCCCTCTGAGCAATCATGCACCACAGTAATTATAGTAATCATTGTTCCATAGTTTGACTAAACTGGCACAACACTGTATTCATTGCCTCTCAGTAAGAAAGCtttgtgcactttaatttactCCACTTGTATTCATAATCATTGGTTAATTTGATTCATagtatttattgcttttttaaaatagctAATTTTCACTTGATTTGTTGCAGATTCTTTGTACCATAAAAGGCTGTCAACTGATGGGAGACAGTTAAACTTGGATATATTCGATCCATGTTCACAggtaaataagaaataaatattatatatagtagTTGCTTAATAGTTATTCTCCCCTGTACAAGGTATAGCATCCAAATCATTTGTGTTTTGGTCTCAAGTTATTACAAGTATAACTTGTAACTGAGGACACACACTGGCCTTTAAAGGTTTATGTAGTAACTATACGGCAGCCGAATGTGTACACTGAGCACAAATGGTTTTGTTACTTTCaaagtttttacttttattgacTACAAAACTCTCATGTAACATGATCTCCATGGCTATACCGTGTTGTGGATAATTTACTCTTTTAGAGCAATTTTTTGTTTATCTTGAAAATAAGATGGATCACTTTTTACAGCCTAATGTAGGACATAAAATAtcctacattttaaaaacttttcatTGCTTCTGTCGTCATATAAGTTGATAAACCATTTGCCATGTTTGAACTCCACATTTACCTTTGTTGTTCCAGGGTGGAGGCAGCAGATGTATCCTGGAGGAGCCTGTGCACTGGGCAGATGGATTTGTGGTGGTATACGACATCAGTGACCGAATGTCCTTCCTCCATGCCAGAAGCATCGTGCGGCACATCAAAGAGACCCGAGAGGAGAGCTGCAAGGGGTGAGTGACCGTAGTCTGCTGGGAATGAAGCCGAGCTGAGGGATTTACTTTGATGAACTAATGAGTCCCATTCCTGAGATGAGTGTGTGTAGGCCTATCAGGGTGAAGATCAATATGGTATGCTGCAAGTTAAGGGCTAAATTCCAACATGCTGTACTAGGATGAGTAGATGTATACTGGTATGAAGTAGAGTTTCAAAGAGGCAATATGAACATAAGCAAACAGGATTGAAGACACTTTGATTGTAGACTTCATAAAGTTTCTTTTACGACTGAAACCTCAAACGCTTCGAAGTTCATTAAtggatataatatataatatgctCAATTAAATAAACTTATGGGGCTTTATATCCATTTTTCTTGTTTGATttaacagaattatgatgaaataCTCAGGCACTTGATGAATTTTGGCTGAAGCTAGAGGGAGAAGATGAAAACTCCCTGaatttttggtttgtttgtttgtttttacatgttttttggGGCGGGTTGTACAAGTTCTCACCTGATTGGTAAATTAAGTAGAGCTCTGTGGGCCTTTCCTGCAAGAGTCTGAAAACTCTTGAttacagatacacaaacacacataactATAACAGCTGATTGACACTATTCAATGTAATAAGCACCCAATTTTTCACATTGTTTGTGAACTGTTTGCATCAGGTCTGTTATGAATTTGACCTTAAGGGACGGATTCTGCACCTGGTTCACTGATTGTTGAATTGCTTTGGTGCACTCTGCTGTGACAGATTGGTGGACGTCCCAGTCTTTCTGGTGGGGAACAAGCGGGACCTGTGCAGTGCTCGGCGggtaagggaggaggagggccAATTTGTGGCTCAGGAAAACCGCTGCAACTTCCAGGAGGTGTCTGCAGCAGAAGACTATGCGGAGATATCCAACCTCTT encodes:
- the rerglb gene encoding RERG/RAS-like b translates to MNDIKLALLGSEGAGKTAVLVRFLTKRFIGEYASSTNSLYHKRLSTDGRQLNLDIFDPCSQGGGSRCILEEPVHWADGFVVVYDISDRMSFLHARSIVRHIKETREESCKGLVDVPVFLVGNKRDLCSARRVREEEGQFVAQENRCNFQEVSAAEDYAEISNLFTKLIRHVMEHLKQRAERRRYSGSKSMAKLINNVFRKRRQSV